The region ATGCTGCGGCTCCTCTGATTTGTGCGAATATAAGCTGGCCGGGCGGCTTAAGCAACTTTGGTATTGCGGTACTATTGAAAATACGCCGGAACTGTGTAGAATGAATATCAGAGTCAATTGGGTCGCAAGGCCCGCCTATCATAACAAAGGAGATTATCCTATGTTGTTCAACCCGCGTGAAAAAGGACAGGGCTTGGTCGAGTATGCGCTTATCCTGGTGCTGGTGGCGGTCGTGGTAATCGCGATCTTGACGCTGCTGGGACCGGTGGTCGGCAATGTGTTCAGTTCGATCAAGAA is a window of Chloroflexota bacterium DNA encoding:
- a CDS encoding Flp family type IVb pilin; the encoded protein is MLFNPREKGQGLVEYALILVLVAVVVIAILTLLGPVVGNVFSSIKNAF